The following proteins are co-located in the Palaemon carinicauda isolate YSFRI2023 chromosome 3, ASM3689809v2, whole genome shotgun sequence genome:
- the LOC137634564 gene encoding craniofacial development protein 2-like yields MKLTKQGCQGASEGQLTVGTLNVGSLTRRCWDVADIMEKKQVDILCVQETRWRGKQETEIGENFKILNSGADEKGRSGVAVFLNKVIKENILEVERKNCRIIKIKLCFSGHIVNVISAYAPQVGCSKDLKKIFWEELEEIVSSINLDERLIIGGDLNGHIGCNHENISKIHGGHGMGKMNKEGELIVKFALAFDMAMINTFFKNKNYTTYSSGGRETQIDFLMCRRSHLREVKNCKIIKGESVNTQHRLVTSDFLID; encoded by the coding sequence atgaaattaactaAGCAAGGGTGCCAAGGGGCATCTGAAGGACAGTTGACAGTTGGAACCTTGAATGTTGGTAGCCTGACTCGCCGATGCTGGGATGTGGCAGATATTATGGAGAAAAAACAAGTTGACATTTTATgtgtacaagagacaagatggagaggaaaaCAGGAAACGGAGATTGGTGAAAACTTTAAGATATTAAATAGTGGAGCCGACGAAAAAGGGAGAAGTGGAGTAGCCGTTTTCCTCAATAAGgtgataaaggaaaatatattggaggtagaaagaaaaaattgtaggataattaaaataaaactgtgCTTTTCAGGACACATAGTGAATGTTATTAGTGCATATGCACCACAAGTAGGGTGCAGTAAGGACCTTAAGAAGATATTTTGGGAAGAGTTGGAAGAAATTGTGTCATCAATAAATTTAGATGAAAGACTAATTATTGGAGGTGATCTAAATGGCCATATTGGATGTAATCATGAAAATATCAGCAAGATTCATGGAGGACACGGAATGGGAAAAATGAACAAAGAAGGTGAACTAATAGTAAAATTTGCACTGGCCTTTGATATGGCAATGATAAAcactttctttaaaaacaaaaactataCAACATACAGTAGTGGAGGGAGAGAAACACAAATAGATTTCCTGATGTGTAGAAGAAGTCATTTAAGAGAAGTGAAAAATTGCAAGATAATAAAAGGGGAAAGTGTTAATACACAACACAGATTAGTAACATCAGACTTTCTGATTGACTAA
- the LOC137634569 gene encoding craniofacial development protein 2-like, with protein sequence MKLTEQGGQGASEGQLTVGTLNVGSLTRRCWDVADIMEKKQIDILCVQETRWKGKQETEIGENFKMLNSGADEKGRSGVAVFLNKVIKENILEVERKNCRIIKIKLCFSGHIVNVISAYAPQVGCSKDLKKRFWEELEEIVSSIKLDERLIIGGDLNGHIGCNPENISKIHGGHGMGKMNKEGELIVKFALAFDVAMINTFFKNKNYTTYSSGGRETQIDFLMCRRSHLREVKNCKIIKGESVNTQHRLVISDFLID encoded by the coding sequence atgaaattaactgAGCAAGGGGGCCAAGGGGCATCTGAAGGACAGTTGACAGTTGGAACCTTGAATGTTGGTAGCCTGACCCGCCGATGCTGGGATGTGGCAGATATTATGGAGAAAAAACAAATTGACATTTTATgtgtacaagagacaagatggaaaggaaaacaggaaacggAGATTGGTGAAAACTTTAAGATGTTAAATAGTGGAGCCGACGAAAAAGGGAGAAGTGGAGTAGCAGTATTCCTCAATAAGgtgataaaggaaaatatattggaggtagaaagaaaaaattgtaggataattaaaataaaattgtgcTTTTCAGGACACATAGTGAATGTTATTAGTGCATATGCACCACAAGTAGGGTGCAGTAAGGACCTTAAAAAGAGATTTTGGGAAGAGTTGGAAGAAATTGTGTCATCAATAAAATTAGATGAAAGACTAATTATTGGAGGTGATCTAAATGGTCATATTGGATGTAATCCTGAAAATATCAGCAAGATTCATGGAGGACACGGAATGGGAAAAATGAACAAAGAAGGTGAACTAATAGTAAAATTTGCACTGGCCTTTGATGTGGCAATGATAAAcactttctttaaaaacaaaaactataCAACATACAGTAGTGGAGGGAGAGAAACACAAATAGATTTCCTGATGTGTAGAAGAAGTCATTTAAGAGAAGTGAAAAATTGCAAGATAATAAAAGGGGAAAGTGTTAATACACAACACAGATTAGTAATATCAGACTTTCTGATTGATTGA